In the Candidatus Glassbacteria bacterium genome, one interval contains:
- a CDS encoding oligosaccharide flippase family protein: protein MKRVGIRSIARNAAYLGAAQGTTYLVRGFYVVVLARYLGPEVYGIFAYGLAWCLAFLYLTFLGRGEILIRQVGRDRERAASVVAQTLALRILAVGVAVPASILTGWFAKTNPLALQLIVIFSLAIVGRGLAVWVDHLLTRIIHATS, encoded by the coding sequence TTGAAACGAGTGGGCATCCGTTCGATCGCGCGCAACGCGGCCTATTTGGGAGCGGCGCAGGGTACGACCTACCTCGTGCGGGGCTTCTACGTCGTGGTGCTCGCCCGTTACCTGGGACCAGAGGTCTATGGCATCTTCGCCTACGGACTGGCTTGGTGTTTGGCGTTCCTTTATCTCACGTTCCTTGGCCGCGGGGAAATTCTGATTCGGCAGGTCGGTCGCGACCGGGAACGGGCCGCTTCCGTTGTGGCGCAAACATTGGCTTTGCGAATTCTTGCCGTGGGCGTCGCGGTGCCGGCCAGTATCCTCACCGGATGGTTCGCCAAAACCAACCCCCTGGCGTTGCAGCTCATCGTCATCTTTTCCTTGGCCATCGTCGGCCGCGGGCTTGCGGTATGGGTTGACCATCTGTTAACCCGAATTATTCACGCCACGTCGTGA
- a CDS encoding oligosaccharide flippase family protein: protein MDRRDNIASLLPPLLKGRIARGAAGTLGLRVFHAGARFLIALAFARTLGAAGFGAYSFAITWIGVLSVPAILGFEGLLVREVAGYQSGERWGLLNGLILRSRQFALGGSVCTVVAAAVLAWLFEGDLEEQMATAFSIGLLALPLVALVRVTQAALMGLHRVVPAQIPETVIQPCLLAIFFGIALVLPGVGVQAPLVVGLFGTAMLVALLVSTALWHALQPPDIKRAKPEFATPEWLRSARTFTLISGIGVLGPSLGVIMLGSMAGAEATGIFGVASSAAALIALPLLAINAPLAPTISRIFTEGKREELQGLATKAARSALLLSLPVALVFIGLGHWVLLLFGAEFTDGYGVLVILSLAQVINAGMGSVGVLLQMTGHERDVARSLAIAVSFNVLANLFLIPLWGVNGAAVGAAGNLVIWNVLMAVTVHRKLGIRPTAAG from the coding sequence ATGGATCGGAGAGACAATATTGCCTCCCTCTTGCCACCCTTGCTGAAAGGGCGGATCGCCAGAGGCGCCGCTGGCACGCTGGGCCTTCGCGTGTTTCATGCCGGAGCGCGCTTCTTGATAGCCCTTGCCTTCGCTCGCACGCTGGGCGCGGCCGGATTCGGGGCCTATTCCTTCGCCATAACGTGGATCGGCGTCCTTAGCGTCCCCGCGATCCTGGGTTTCGAGGGGCTGCTCGTTCGGGAAGTCGCCGGTTATCAATCCGGCGAGCGCTGGGGATTGCTCAACGGCCTTATCCTTCGCTCCCGGCAATTTGCGTTAGGCGGTTCGGTTTGCACAGTCGTGGCCGCGGCAGTTCTGGCGTGGCTCTTCGAGGGCGACCTGGAAGAACAAATGGCGACGGCATTCTCGATCGGGCTCCTCGCGCTGCCTCTCGTGGCGCTCGTGCGCGTCACGCAAGCGGCGCTTATGGGGTTGCACCGGGTCGTGCCCGCGCAAATACCCGAGACGGTTATTCAACCTTGTCTGCTCGCGATTTTCTTCGGGATCGCGCTGGTCCTGCCCGGCGTTGGGGTGCAAGCGCCTCTCGTCGTCGGTCTATTCGGAACAGCCATGCTGGTCGCCTTACTGGTTTCGACCGCATTATGGCATGCCCTCCAGCCGCCCGACATCAAGCGAGCCAAGCCCGAATTCGCCACGCCGGAATGGCTGCGAAGCGCGCGCACGTTCACGTTGATCTCGGGTATCGGCGTTTTGGGCCCCAGCCTTGGTGTCATTATGTTGGGGTCGATGGCGGGCGCGGAAGCAACAGGCATATTCGGCGTCGCCAGTTCTGCGGCGGCCCTGATCGCGCTTCCGTTGTTGGCGATCAACGCCCCCCTTGCCCCCACCATATCCAGAATATTCACGGAGGGAAAAAGAGAAGAACTGCAAGGCCTGGCGACCAAGGCGGCGCGCAGCGCGCTGCTGCTTTCCCTGCCGGTGGCGCTTGTATTCATAGGTCTCGGGCATTGGGTTTTGTTGCTCTTCGGTGCGGAATTCACCGACGGTTACGGCGTGTTGGTGATCCTCAGCCTTGCACAAGTGATCAACGCGGGAATGGGATCGGTCGGCGTGCTCCTCCAAATGACGGGCCACGAACGGGATGTCGCGCGGAGCCTTGCCATCGCCGTATCGTTCAATGTCCTTGCGAACCTATTTTTGATACCACTCTGGGGAGTGAATGGCGCGGCGGTGGGCGCGGCCGGCAATCTCGTCATTTGGAACGTTCTGATGGCCGTGACCGTGCACCGCAAGCTTGGCATTCGCCCAACGGCGGCGGGCTGA
- a CDS encoding transposase: MRRHNMWTEITRLQYDRSGLRYASDLTDGKWELIAPHLPARKRQGRPRTTDLREVLNAILYMARTGCQWEMLPKEFPSNSETRV, encoded by the coding sequence ATGAGGAGACACAACATGTGGACTGAAATCACTCGCCTTCAGTATGATCGATCCGGCCTGCGTTACGCAAGCGACCTGACGGACGGGAAGTGGGAACTGATCGCCCCGCATCTTCCCGCCCGCAAACGACAGGGCCGTCCCCGAACGACGGACTTGCGCGAGGTGCTGAACGCGATCCTGTACATGGCGCGCACGGGTTGCCAGTGGGAGATGTTGCCGAAGGAGTTCCCGTCGAACAGTGAGACGCGGGTTTGA